A portion of the Bacteroides faecium genome contains these proteins:
- a CDS encoding O-acetylhomoserine aminocarboxypropyltransferase/cysteine synthase family protein: MAKQFKPETLCVQAGWTPKKGEPRVLPIYQSTTFKYDTSEQMARLFDLEESGYFYTRLQNPTNDAVAAKIAALEGGVAAMLTSSGQAANFYAIFNICQAGDHFVCSSAIYGGTFNLFGVTMKKLGIDVTFVSPDASEEEISAAFQPNTKALFGETISNPSLEVLDIEKFARIAHSHGVPLIVDNTFPTPINCRPFEWGADIVVHSTTKYMDGHATSVGGCIVDSGNFDWDTHAEKFPGLCTPDESYHGLTYTKAFGKGAYITKATAQLMRDLGSIQSPQNSFLLNLGLETLHLRMPQHCGNAQKVAEYLSKNEKVAWVNYCGLPDNKYYALAQKYMPNGSCGVISFGLKGGRDVSIKFMDSLEFIAIVTHVADARSCVLHPASHTHRQLSDEQLMEAGVRPDLIRLSVGIENADDIIADIEQALNA, translated from the coding sequence ATGGCAAAACAATTCAAGCCCGAAACCCTGTGTGTACAGGCAGGGTGGACGCCTAAAAAGGGCGAACCACGCGTATTGCCCATCTATCAAAGTACAACTTTCAAATACGATACCAGCGAACAAATGGCACGTCTTTTCGATTTGGAAGAAAGCGGTTACTTCTATACCCGCCTGCAAAATCCTACGAACGACGCTGTTGCCGCCAAGATTGCCGCTCTCGAAGGTGGTGTGGCTGCCATGCTGACTTCCAGTGGTCAGGCTGCCAACTTCTACGCCATTTTCAATATCTGCCAGGCAGGAGACCACTTTGTTTGTTCTTCCGCTATTTACGGTGGTACTTTCAACCTGTTCGGTGTTACGATGAAGAAACTAGGCATTGACGTGACTTTTGTCAGCCCGGATGCCAGCGAGGAGGAAATCTCCGCAGCTTTCCAGCCGAATACAAAAGCATTGTTCGGCGAAACAATCTCCAATCCTTCCCTCGAAGTACTGGATATTGAGAAGTTCGCACGTATCGCCCACAGCCACGGTGTCCCCTTGATTGTTGACAATACTTTCCCGACTCCGATTAACTGTCGCCCGTTTGAATGGGGAGCAGACATCGTAGTTCACTCTACTACCAAATATATGGACGGACACGCTACCAGCGTAGGCGGCTGTATCGTAGACAGCGGTAACTTCGACTGGGACACTCACGCTGAAAAATTCCCGGGACTTTGTACACCGGACGAGTCTTATCACGGACTGACTTATACAAAAGCATTCGGCAAAGGTGCTTATATCACTAAAGCTACAGCACAGTTAATGCGTGACCTCGGCAGCATCCAAAGCCCGCAAAACTCATTCTTACTGAACCTGGGACTTGAAACGCTTCACCTACGTATGCCCCAACATTGCGGCAACGCACAGAAAGTAGCCGAATATCTTTCTAAAAACGAGAAAGTGGCTTGGGTAAACTATTGCGGACTGCCGGATAATAAATACTACGCTTTGGCACAGAAATATATGCCGAATGGTTCTTGCGGAGTTATCTCCTTCGGACTGAAAGGCGGACGTGACGTATCTATCAAGTTTATGGATTCACTGGAATTCATCGCTATCGTTACCCACGTAGCCGATGCACGTAGTTGCGTGCTTCATCCGGCCAGCCATACTCACCGCCAGTTGTCGGACGAACAGTTAATGGAAGCAGGGGTACGCCCGGACCTAATCCGTTTGTCGGTAGGTATCGAAAATGCGGATGATATTATCGCGGATATTGAACAAGCGCTGAATGCATAA
- a CDS encoding MBL fold metallo-hydrolase, with product MKKILLIVFALCFSYGFSYSRSFYYPTNEITKMQNFETDSFTTKNGKSLKIIFFKHASLLLEYAGKKIFVDPVSDYADYTQQPKADFILITHEHHDHFDTKAIEAIETPSTKIIANPNCRKMLDRGQEMKNGDALQLEPDIKLEAVPAYNTTPGRDKFHPKGRDNGYILTLGGIRIYIAGDTEDIPELKQVKNIDIAFLPVNQPYTMTPEQAIRATRIVRPHILYPYHYGDTDINKVKDGLKNDKGTEVRIRALQ from the coding sequence ATGAAAAAGATTCTACTGATAGTGTTTGCGCTATGCTTTTCTTACGGATTTTCTTATTCCCGTTCGTTTTATTATCCAACTAATGAAATTACAAAGATGCAGAACTTTGAAACGGATTCATTTACCACCAAGAATGGGAAAAGCCTGAAGATTATTTTCTTCAAACACGCCAGCTTGCTATTGGAGTATGCGGGAAAAAAGATTTTCGTCGACCCCGTATCTGATTATGCAGACTACACGCAACAGCCCAAAGCAGATTTCATTCTGATTACCCATGAACATCATGACCACTTCGATACGAAAGCAATCGAAGCTATCGAAACCCCGTCTACAAAAATAATAGCGAATCCGAATTGCCGGAAAATGCTGGACAGAGGACAGGAGATGAAAAACGGCGATGCACTTCAACTCGAACCGGATATCAAGCTGGAAGCAGTGCCCGCCTATAATACAACTCCCGGCAGAGACAAGTTTCATCCTAAAGGACGTGACAATGGATATATTCTCACGCTGGGCGGAATACGGATTTATATTGCCGGAGATACAGAGGATATTCCCGAACTGAAACAAGTGAAAAACATTGATATCGCTTTCTTGCCTGTCAACCAGCCTTATACAATGACACCGGAACAGGCGATACGGGCTACCCGAATCGTCCGGCCACATATACTGTATCCTTATCATTATGGAGATACGGACATTAATAAGGTAAAAGACGGGTTGAAGAACGATAAAGGAACAGAAGTACGTATTCGTGCTTTACAATAA
- a CDS encoding glycoside hydrolase family 30 protein, whose product MKNILKRTALFSGLIMVLSINEVYAQSFEWISSTEGNVWKQAKVKLQTSSRQTPLLEANGTEEGTVFKAWGTCFNELGWDALNMLPRKQQEIILQQLFAPEGDLKFTMGRFSMNANDYARDWYSCDEVPGDFQLKHFNINRDKTTLIPYIKAAQQYNPHMTFWMSPWSPPSWMKINHYYSVRSDRNQNEMSPLSDVTLFEDSKEKDTKVFPQQLAVNDYFIQDPRYLQTYANYFCKFIDAYKEEGIPVSMVMFQNESWSYTNYPGCAWTAEGIIRFNTEYLAPTLKKQHPEIKLYLGTINTNRYDVIDQVLSDPRMPETIQGVGFQWEGGQILPKLRAKYPQYKYVQTESECGWGSFDWKAAEHTFGLMNHYLGNGCEEYTFWNAILYDGGFSGWGWKQNSLIHVDSKTGTATFTPEYYAVKHYSHYVTPGSKVLAYRAAEEDKTPVMVVMTPQKKQVVIAGNFNKEAKEVTVKLGSRYLSVTLPPHSLNTFVEK is encoded by the coding sequence ATGAAAAACATTCTAAAAAGAACAGCCCTGTTTAGCGGTTTGATAATGGTATTGTCAATAAACGAAGTGTATGCCCAGTCCTTCGAATGGATTAGCAGTACGGAAGGGAACGTTTGGAAGCAGGCCAAAGTCAAGTTACAGACAAGTAGCAGACAAACTCCTTTACTAGAAGCCAATGGTACGGAAGAAGGTACTGTCTTCAAAGCATGGGGAACGTGTTTTAACGAACTAGGCTGGGATGCGCTCAATATGCTTCCACGTAAACAACAGGAGATTATCCTTCAACAACTCTTTGCTCCCGAAGGAGATTTAAAATTTACAATGGGACGTTTTTCCATGAATGCCAATGATTATGCCCGCGACTGGTACAGTTGTGATGAAGTCCCCGGTGATTTCCAATTGAAACATTTCAATATCAATCGTGATAAAACGACTCTGATTCCTTATATCAAAGCCGCGCAGCAGTATAATCCCCATATGACTTTTTGGATGTCTCCATGGTCGCCGCCTTCATGGATGAAGATTAACCATTACTATTCCGTCCGCAGTGACCGTAATCAAAACGAGATGTCTCCCCTGTCGGATGTAACCCTTTTTGAAGACAGCAAAGAGAAGGATACCAAAGTATTCCCTCAACAACTGGCAGTGAACGACTACTTCATCCAAGACCCACGTTACCTGCAAACTTATGCCAACTACTTCTGCAAATTCATCGACGCCTACAAGGAAGAGGGAATTCCCGTTTCAATGGTTATGTTCCAAAATGAATCATGGAGCTATACCAACTATCCGGGTTGTGCCTGGACAGCGGAAGGTATCATCCGTTTCAACACAGAATACCTGGCTCCGACATTGAAGAAACAGCACCCGGAAATTAAGTTATACTTAGGTACAATCAACACCAACCGCTACGATGTCATCGACCAGGTTCTTTCCGACCCTCGTATGCCGGAAACGATACAAGGAGTCGGTTTCCAATGGGAAGGCGGACAGATTCTGCCTAAACTCCGTGCCAAATATCCGCAATATAAATATGTACAAACAGAAAGTGAATGTGGTTGGGGGTCTTTCGACTGGAAAGCTGCCGAACATACCTTCGGTCTGATGAACCACTACCTGGGCAACGGTTGCGAAGAATATACTTTTTGGAATGCTATCTTATATGATGGTGGTTTCAGCGGATGGGGATGGAAACAGAATTCCTTAATCCATGTAGATTCAAAGACGGGAACAGCAACTTTTACTCCCGAATATTATGCAGTAAAACATTACAGCCATTATGTTACGCCCGGTTCAAAGGTACTGGCTTATAGGGCGGCTGAAGAAGATAAAACACCGGTAATGGTAGTCATGACTCCACAAAAGAAACAAGTAGTGATAGCCGGAAATTTCAACAAAGAAGCTAAAGAAGTAACAGTGAAATTAGGCAGCCGCTATCTAAGCGTTACCCTACCACCTCATTCACTGAATACATTTGTAGAAAAATAA
- the imm9 gene encoding Imm9 family immunity protein — MKYQLEISTLLTPVNAHLLFEKCEWPELNSFDREMIGDYFSNLVDDIQMDSALADWTFTIIIHVGTYWGAKDIRIGKRGIIYTDTKEKVLTIGIPLPYHKTVGWGVEKKKRFAAKIPDPSKDKNVRLIPVDFTKYDDMGSYIEDTIKIALQSLFEVGFTLKGCEVRLK; from the coding sequence ATGAAATATCAATTAGAAATAAGCACTCTGTTGACTCCTGTCAATGCACATTTGCTGTTTGAAAAATGTGAGTGGCCTGAATTAAACAGTTTTGATAGAGAAATGATTGGAGATTATTTCTCCAATTTGGTGGATGATATTCAAATGGATAGCGCTTTGGCGGATTGGACTTTTACTATTATCATACATGTAGGTACTTATTGGGGAGCTAAAGATATAAGGATTGGGAAACGGGGAATTATATACACGGATACCAAGGAGAAAGTACTAACGATAGGGATTCCTCTTCCTTATCATAAGACTGTTGGCTGGGGAGTGGAGAAGAAAAAGCGTTTTGCAGCTAAAATACCGGACCCAAGCAAGGATAAAAATGTCAGGCTGATTCCTGTAGATTTTACAAAATATGATGATATGGGAAGCTATATTGAGGATACTATAAAAATAGCCCTTCAGAGTTTATTTGAGGTCGGTTTTACTCTGAAAGGCTGTGAGGTGAGACTAAAATAA
- a CDS encoding HPP family protein translates to MDKAVKKPSLFSDIQQRKRYLCALVMILLMIGVAELLHEKEIIFPEMAALTIGMWIVNKRVWRVKYWQMLLLMTLGACAGVLIVLYSPFPLVVDVAIAFSCAAVGLLFTRASLFPLISACVLPVLLKTESWVYPLSVFVMTLIIIAVQRWMEYFGLRKSIIYEPVERYWTADSFRWLSLMISVFAVACLAVYTSNFYFIIPPLIVMYVEFVNSKAGFRNRPVLTILLLVSGSLIGTIFQLIGYHYLGLPETVVALFIFIVLFTLFEWLGKFFAPVGAMALIPMLLPKEALSWLPFQVLIGATIFIAMGMVFYQQCYKWSRAQLVYCLIPHYLLSRLNRNRKE, encoded by the coding sequence ATGGACAAAGCGGTAAAGAAACCCTCGTTATTTAGTGATATTCAGCAACGGAAGAGATACTTGTGTGCACTGGTTATGATTTTATTGATGATTGGAGTAGCAGAACTATTGCACGAAAAGGAAATCATTTTCCCCGAAATGGCTGCTCTTACCATTGGTATGTGGATTGTTAATAAACGGGTGTGGCGTGTGAAATACTGGCAAATGCTCTTATTGATGACTCTCGGTGCTTGTGCCGGGGTATTGATTGTACTTTATTCTCCCTTTCCTTTAGTAGTAGATGTGGCTATCGCTTTCTCATGTGCTGCTGTCGGGCTTTTATTTACCCGTGCTTCGCTATTTCCATTAATCTCCGCCTGTGTACTTCCCGTATTATTAAAAACTGAAAGTTGGGTTTACCCGCTCTCTGTTTTTGTGATGACATTGATAATCATTGCCGTACAGCGATGGATGGAATACTTTGGACTCCGAAAATCTATTATTTATGAACCGGTGGAACGGTATTGGACAGCGGATAGTTTCCGGTGGTTGAGTCTGATGATTAGTGTGTTTGCGGTAGCCTGCCTGGCGGTATATACTTCTAATTTTTATTTTATCATTCCGCCATTGATTGTAATGTATGTTGAGTTTGTCAATTCAAAAGCCGGATTTCGAAATCGACCTGTACTTACTATATTGCTGTTAGTAAGCGGTTCATTGATAGGAACTATCTTTCAACTGATTGGTTATCATTACCTGGGATTGCCCGAAACAGTAGTAGCGCTTTTTATTTTTATAGTACTTTTCACTTTGTTCGAATGGCTCGGCAAGTTCTTTGCACCGGTAGGAGCAATGGCACTTATACCGATGCTGCTTCCAAAAGAAGCATTATCCTGGCTACCTTTTCAAGTACTCATTGGTGCTACGATATTTATCGCGATGGGAATGGTATTTTACCAGCAATGTTATAAATGGTCACGTGCACAACTGGTCTATTGTTTAATCCCTCATTATTTACTAAGCCGGCTGAATCGGAACAGGAAAGAGTAA
- a CDS encoding TetR/AcrR family transcriptional regulator has translation MNTETLRGRILDYTKREMSLHGVSGLTMDDIARGMKMSKRTLYKLFPSKAYLFRICLSDSAKTVRNYIQQKQLRMDSSCMDLLFTTVNGYLTLLHSLGKTLLLDINADKEYRSSFEREEAFWLQQFIDVLTHCKICGYLLPEVEPDSFATDLQEVIYKSCLQGTPYVVQRMMNYTLLRGLFRVDGIRYIDEHLEPDKFNVCV, from the coding sequence ATGAATACTGAAACACTACGCGGCCGGATACTCGACTATACAAAGCGGGAAATGTCCCTGCATGGTGTCAGTGGACTTACTATGGATGATATAGCCAGGGGAATGAAGATGTCGAAGCGGACGCTTTACAAACTCTTCCCCAGTAAGGCTTATCTGTTCCGTATCTGTCTTTCTGATTCTGCTAAGACGGTCAGAAACTATATACAGCAGAAGCAGTTACGAATGGATAGTTCATGTATGGATTTGCTTTTCACGACAGTGAACGGATATCTCACACTGTTGCACTCGTTAGGGAAAACTTTGTTGCTGGACATCAACGCGGACAAGGAATATCGCTCTTCCTTTGAACGCGAAGAGGCTTTTTGGCTGCAACAGTTTATAGATGTACTGACGCATTGCAAAATCTGTGGTTATCTGCTTCCCGAAGTCGAACCTGACAGTTTCGCAACGGATTTGCAGGAGGTAATCTACAAAAGTTGTCTGCAAGGCACTCCGTATGTGGTGCAGCGTATGATGAACTATACACTTTTGCGGGGACTTTTCAGAGTAGATGGTATCCGGTATATTGATGAACACCTGGAACCTGATAAATTTAATGTTTGTGTATAA
- a CDS encoding TolC family protein — protein sequence MRKIIILSAATLVLSSCGIYNKYKPVSEVPEGLYGSESVAATDTANFGNLSWREVFTDPYLQTLIDSALVRNTDMQTAHLRVKEAEASLLTSKLSYLPSLFLAPEGAVSSFDRSKATQTYSLPVTASWELDIFGKVTTAKRRAKAAYEQSKEYEQAVKTQLVATMANTYYTLLMLDSQYEIAVATESAWKESVKTTRAMKNAGMVNEAGLAQTEATYYNICTTVLDLKEQINQAENSMALLLAETPHEIQRGRLGNQQLPENFSVGIPLQMLANRPDVRSAEFSLAQAFYTTNAARAAFYPSITLSGSAGWTNSAGSMIINPGKFVASAVASLTQPLFNKGMNVAQLKIAKAQQEEARLGFEQTLLNAGVEVNEALVQYQTAREKAAFYEKQVTSLQTAARSTSLLMKHGNTTYLEVLTAQQTLLNAQLSQVANRFTEIQGMITLYQALGGGRM from the coding sequence ATGAGAAAAATAATAATCTTATCCGCAGCAACGCTTGTATTGAGCAGTTGCGGTATCTACAATAAATACAAACCGGTATCGGAAGTTCCCGAGGGACTTTACGGCAGCGAGTCAGTCGCTGCCACCGATACGGCAAACTTCGGTAACCTCTCGTGGAGAGAGGTCTTTACCGACCCGTACTTGCAGACTCTGATTGATTCGGCTTTGGTACGAAATACGGATATGCAGACAGCCCATCTACGTGTGAAGGAAGCGGAAGCTTCGCTCTTGACGTCCAAACTGTCTTACCTGCCTTCTTTGTTTCTCGCACCGGAAGGGGCTGTCAGCAGTTTCGACCGCAGTAAGGCTACGCAGACTTATTCATTACCCGTGACAGCTTCGTGGGAACTGGATATTTTCGGAAAGGTAACGACGGCAAAACGTCGCGCGAAAGCTGCTTATGAGCAGAGCAAGGAATATGAGCAAGCCGTTAAGACGCAACTCGTCGCTACTATGGCAAATACTTATTATACATTGCTCATGCTCGATTCGCAGTATGAAATAGCTGTTGCCACCGAATCTGCCTGGAAGGAAAGTGTGAAAACCACCCGTGCCATGAAGAATGCCGGTATGGTGAACGAAGCCGGATTGGCGCAGACGGAAGCTACCTATTATAATATATGTACGACCGTGCTTGATTTGAAAGAACAAATCAACCAGGCAGAAAATTCAATGGCATTGTTATTGGCAGAGACTCCCCACGAAATCCAACGTGGCAGACTGGGAAACCAGCAGTTGCCGGAAAACTTCTCCGTAGGTATTCCTTTGCAGATGCTTGCCAACCGTCCCGATGTACGTAGTGCGGAGTTTTCACTGGCACAGGCTTTCTATACGACGAATGCCGCCCGTGCCGCTTTCTACCCGTCTATCACATTGAGTGGTAGTGCCGGATGGACGAACAGTGCCGGAAGTATGATTATCAACCCGGGTAAGTTTGTGGCTTCTGCCGTAGCTTCTCTGACACAGCCTTTATTTAATAAAGGAATGAACGTGGCACAGTTGAAAATAGCGAAAGCCCAGCAGGAAGAAGCCCGTCTCGGCTTTGAACAGACTTTGCTGAACGCAGGTGTGGAAGTCAACGAAGCATTGGTGCAGTATCAGACTGCCCGTGAGAAAGCGGCTTTCTACGAAAAGCAGGTTACTTCTTTGCAGACGGCTGCCCGGAGTACGAGTCTTTTAATGAAGCATGGCAATACCACTTACTTGGAAGTATTGACCGCGCAACAGACATTGCTCAACGCGCAGCTTTCTCAAGTAGCCAATCGCTTTACCGAAATCCAGGGCATGATTACTTTGTATCAGGCATTGGGCGGCGGTCGGATGTAA
- a CDS encoding efflux RND transporter permease subunit gives MNLRTFIERPVLSAVISITIVVVGIIGLFSLPVEQYPDIAPPTIMVSTNYYGASAETLQKSVIAPLEEAINGVEDMTYMTSTATNAGTVSITVYFKQGTDPDMAAVNVQNRVSRATGQLPAEVTQVGVTTSKRQTSILQMFTLSSPDDSYDENFLSNYLSINMKPEILRISGVGDLMILGGEYSMRVWMKPDVMAQYKLIPSDITMVLAEQNIESATGSFGENSNETYQYTMKYKGRLITPEEFGDIVIRSTDNGEVLKLKDIADIQLGQDSYAYHGGTDGHPGIACMVFQTAGSNATEVNQNIDKFLEEARKDLPKGVELTQLMSSNDFLFASIHEVVKTLIEAIILVILVVYVFLQDFRSTLIPLVGIVVSLIGTFAFMAVAGFSINLLTLFALVLVIGTVVDDAIIVVEAVQSRFDVGYRSSYMASIDAMKGISNAVITSSLVFMAVFIPVSFMGGTSGTFYTQFGLTMAVAVGISAVNALTLSPALCALLLKPYINEDGTQKNNFAARFRKAFNSAFDVMIEKYKNAVLFFIKRRWLTWSLLACSVVLLVFLMNTTKTSLVPDEDQGTVFVNVSTAAGSSLTTTNDVMERVESRLMGIPQVAHVQEVAGYGLLAGQGSSFGMLVLKLKDWSERPEEEDNVQAVIGQIYGRTADIKDASIFAISPGMIPGYGMGNALELHMQDKMGGEVTDFFATTQQYLGALNQRPEIAMAYSSFDVRYPQWTVEVDPAKCKRAGITPDAVLSTLSGYYGGQYVSNFNRFSKVYRVMIQADPQFRLDETSLDNAFVRMSNGEMAPLSQFVTLTRTYGAETLSRFNMYNSIAVNAMPAEGYSTGDAIKAVQETAEQSLPKGYGYDYGGITREENQQSGTTMIIFGICFLMIYLILSALYESFIIPFAVLLSVPCGLMGSFLFARMFGLENNIYLQTGLIMLIGLLAKTAILLTEYAAERRKAGMGLIASAVSAAKARLRPILMTALTMIFGLFPLMMSSGVGANGNRSLGTGVVGGMTIGTLALLFIVPTLFIAFQWLQERLRPAQSRPTEDWQIEEEIKISEEEKSKAGKND, from the coding sequence ATGAATTTAAGAACCTTTATTGAACGCCCTGTATTATCGGCAGTGATTTCTATCACGATTGTCGTAGTGGGTATCATCGGGTTGTTCAGTCTACCCGTTGAGCAATATCCCGATATTGCTCCGCCTACCATTATGGTGAGCACCAATTATTACGGTGCCAGTGCGGAAACTTTGCAGAAGAGTGTAATCGCACCGTTGGAAGAAGCTATCAATGGTGTGGAAGACATGACATATATGACCTCAACGGCTACCAATGCCGGTACGGTAAGCATCACCGTTTACTTCAAACAGGGAACAGACCCGGATATGGCTGCTGTCAATGTGCAGAACCGTGTGTCACGTGCTACGGGACAGCTCCCGGCAGAAGTAACGCAGGTCGGTGTGACCACTTCCAAGCGTCAGACCAGTATCCTGCAGATGTTTACGCTTTCCAGTCCGGACGATAGTTATGATGAAAACTTCCTGTCCAACTATCTAAGTATCAATATGAAACCGGAAATTCTCCGTATCAGCGGCGTAGGTGACCTGATGATTTTGGGCGGTGAATATAGTATGCGTGTATGGATGAAGCCGGATGTAATGGCACAGTACAAACTGATTCCGTCGGACATTACTATGGTGCTTGCCGAACAGAATATAGAATCGGCAACAGGTTCGTTTGGTGAGAACTCCAACGAAACCTATCAATATACGATGAAGTATAAAGGGCGTCTGATAACTCCGGAAGAATTCGGCGACATTGTCATTCGTTCCACGGATAACGGTGAAGTCCTGAAACTGAAAGATATTGCCGACATACAACTGGGACAGGATAGTTATGCTTATCACGGTGGTACGGACGGGCATCCGGGTATTGCCTGTATGGTATTCCAAACGGCGGGTTCCAATGCGACCGAAGTCAATCAGAACATCGACAAATTTCTCGAAGAAGCCCGCAAAGACCTTCCGAAAGGAGTGGAACTGACGCAGTTGATGAGTTCGAACGACTTTTTGTTCGCTTCCATCCATGAGGTAGTAAAGACCTTGATTGAAGCCATCATCCTGGTTATTCTTGTAGTGTATGTTTTCTTGCAGGACTTCCGTTCCACATTGATTCCTTTGGTGGGTATTGTGGTTTCGCTGATTGGTACGTTTGCCTTTATGGCGGTGGCGGGATTCAGTATAAACTTGCTGACCCTCTTTGCACTGGTACTCGTTATCGGTACGGTGGTGGATGATGCCATTATTGTCGTCGAGGCGGTGCAGTCACGGTTCGACGTAGGATACAGGTCATCCTATATGGCAAGTATCGACGCAATGAAAGGTATCAGTAATGCTGTTATCACCTCTTCATTAGTGTTTATGGCTGTATTTATTCCGGTGTCCTTCATGGGCGGTACTTCCGGTACGTTCTACACGCAGTTCGGTCTGACCATGGCGGTTGCCGTAGGTATTTCCGCAGTTAACGCGTTGACGTTGAGTCCGGCTCTGTGTGCATTGCTGCTGAAACCTTATATAAATGAAGACGGAACGCAGAAGAATAACTTTGCGGCACGCTTCCGTAAGGCATTCAATTCGGCTTTTGACGTGATGATAGAAAAATACAAGAATGCTGTATTGTTCTTTATCAAACGCAGATGGCTGACCTGGTCATTGTTAGCTTGCTCCGTAGTATTGCTTGTGTTCCTGATGAATACAACCAAGACCAGTTTGGTGCCTGACGAAGACCAGGGTACGGTATTTGTCAATGTAAGTACGGCGGCAGGTAGCTCGTTGACTACGACCAATGACGTGATGGAACGTGTTGAAAGCCGTTTGATGGGTATTCCACAGGTGGCACACGTGCAGGAAGTGGCAGGTTACGGATTGCTCGCCGGACAGGGAAGCTCGTTCGGTATGTTGGTGCTGAAACTGAAAGACTGGTCTGAACGACCGGAAGAAGAGGATAATGTACAGGCTGTTATCGGTCAGATATACGGTCGTACGGCTGATATTAAGGACGCAAGTATCTTTGCCATTTCTCCGGGTATGATTCCGGGTTACGGTATGGGTAATGCACTGGAACTTCATATGCAGGATAAGATGGGTGGCGAAGTAACCGATTTCTTTGCGACTACGCAGCAGTATCTGGGAGCATTGAATCAGCGTCCTGAGATTGCGATGGCTTATTCTTCGTTCGACGTCCGCTATCCGCAGTGGACGGTGGAAGTAGACCCGGCAAAATGTAAGCGTGCAGGTATCACACCCGATGCTGTGTTGAGTACACTTTCCGGTTATTATGGTGGTCAGTATGTGTCTAACTTCAACCGTTTCTCTAAAGTATATAGAGTAATGATTCAGGCAGACCCGCAGTTCCGTCTGGACGAGACTTCACTGGATAATGCTTTTGTACGTATGTCGAATGGGGAGATGGCTCCGTTGAGCCAGTTCGTTACACTGACACGTACCTACGGTGCGGAAACTTTGAGTCGTTTCAATATGTACAACTCTATTGCAGTGAATGCCATGCCGGCTGAAGGATACAGTACCGGTGACGCTATCAAGGCAGTACAGGAGACAGCGGAACAGTCTCTTCCGAAAGGATATGGCTATGACTACGGTGGTATCACCCGTGAAGAGAATCAGCAAAGTGGTACGACGATGATTATCTTCGGCATCTGCTTCCTGATGATTTACCTGATTCTGAGTGCATTGTACGAGAGCTTTATCATTCCGTTCGCCGTTCTTTTGAGTGTGCCTTGCGGATTGATGGGAAGTTTCTTGTTCGCCCGTATGTTCGGACTGGAGAATAACATCTACTTGCAGACTGGTTTGATTATGTTGATTGGTCTGTTGGCTAAGACAGCTATTCTTCTGACGGAATATGCAGCAGAGCGCCGTAAGGCAGGTATGGGACTGATTGCTTCTGCTGTCAGTGCGGCTAAAGCCCGTCTGCGCCCGATTCTGATGACGGCATTGACCATGATTTTCGGTCTGTTCCCGTTGATGATGTCCAGTGGAGTAGGAGCTAACGGTAACCGTTCATTGGGTACGGGTGTAGTCGGTGGTATGACTATCGGTACGTTGGCGTTGCTTTTCATCGTGCCTACCTTGTTTATCGCTTTCCAATGGTTGCAGGAACGCCTTCGCCCCGCGCAAAGCAGACCTACCGAGGACTGGCAGATTGAAGAGGAAATCAAGATAAGTGAAGAAGAAAAGTCTAAAGCTGGAAAGAATGATTAA